One window of Kosakonia cowanii JCM 10956 = DSM 18146 genomic DNA carries:
- a CDS encoding 6-phospho-beta-glucosidase, translated as MSGFKADFLWGGAVAAHQLEGGWQEGGKGVSVADVMTAGAHGVPREITDGVLPGKNYPNHDAIDFYHRYKEDIKLFAEMGFKCFRTSIAWTRIFPNGDELEPNEAGLQFYDDLFDECLKYNIEPVITLSHFEMPYHLVKKYGGWRNREVIAFFVRFANAVFTRYRSKVKYWMTFNEINNQANYNEDFAPFTNSGVKYQPGEDREVIMYQAAHYELVASALAVEAGHKINPDFKIGCMIAMCPIYPLTCDPNDMMMSVVAMHRRYWFTDVHVRGYYPQHLLNYFARRDFKLDITDEDLQILTRGCVDYIGFSYYMSFATKATEDNPQLDYDETKSLVKNPYVKASDWGWQIDPVGLRYSLNYFYDHYQLPLFIVENGFGAIDQLGSDGVVDDQYRIEYLHNHIREMKKAVVEDGVDLMGYTPWGCIDLVSAGTGEMKKRYGFIYVDKDNEGNGTLARSRKKSFWWYQDVIKQNGDNIK; from the coding sequence ATGTCCGGTTTTAAAGCGGATTTTCTGTGGGGCGGAGCGGTTGCTGCGCATCAACTGGAAGGCGGCTGGCAGGAGGGCGGTAAAGGCGTCAGCGTAGCGGATGTGATGACCGCAGGCGCGCACGGCGTACCGCGTGAGATCACCGATGGCGTACTGCCGGGGAAAAACTACCCTAACCACGATGCCATCGATTTCTATCACCGCTACAAAGAGGACATCAAACTCTTTGCCGAGATGGGCTTCAAATGTTTTCGCACCTCGATCGCCTGGACGCGTATCTTCCCTAATGGGGATGAGCTGGAGCCAAACGAAGCCGGTTTGCAGTTCTACGACGATCTGTTCGACGAGTGCCTGAAGTACAACATTGAGCCGGTAATCACGCTCTCCCATTTCGAAATGCCTTATCACCTCGTCAAAAAGTATGGCGGCTGGCGTAACCGTGAAGTGATCGCCTTCTTTGTGCGCTTTGCCAACGCCGTCTTCACCCGTTATCGCAGCAAGGTCAAATACTGGATGACCTTCAACGAAATTAACAACCAGGCCAACTACAATGAAGATTTCGCGCCGTTTACCAACTCCGGCGTGAAGTATCAGCCGGGCGAAGATCGTGAAGTGATCATGTACCAGGCCGCGCACTATGAGCTGGTAGCCAGCGCGCTGGCGGTGGAAGCGGGTCATAAAATTAACCCCGATTTCAAGATTGGCTGCATGATCGCCATGTGCCCGATCTACCCGCTCACCTGCGATCCAAACGACATGATGATGTCGGTAGTAGCGATGCATCGCCGCTACTGGTTCACCGATGTACACGTGCGCGGTTACTACCCGCAGCATCTGCTCAACTACTTTGCCCGCCGGGATTTCAAGCTTGATATTACCGACGAAGACTTGCAGATTCTGACCCGCGGTTGCGTCGACTACATCGGCTTTAGCTACTACATGTCTTTTGCCACCAAAGCGACGGAAGATAACCCGCAGCTTGATTACGACGAAACCAAAAGCCTGGTGAAAAACCCGTATGTCAAGGCATCGGACTGGGGCTGGCAGATTGATCCGGTTGGCCTGCGCTACTCGCTGAACTACTTCTACGACCACTACCAACTGCCGCTGTTTATTGTTGAAAACGGCTTCGGCGCTATCGATCAGTTGGGAAGCGACGGCGTGGTCGACGATCAATACCGCATTGAGTACCTGCACAACCACATCCGCGAAATGAAAAAAGCGGTGGTGGAAGATGGGGTCGATTTGATGGGGTATACGCCGTGGGGCTGTATCGATCTGGTTTCTGCCGGCACCGGCGAGATGAAAAAACGCTACGGCTTTATCTACGTCGATAAGGACAACGAAGGGAACGGCACGCTGGCGCGCAGCCGTAAGAAATCTTTCTGGTGGTACCAGGATGTGATCAAACAGAACGGCGATAACATCAAGTAA